In a genomic window of Peptoclostridium acidaminophilum DSM 3953:
- a CDS encoding 4Fe-4S binding protein, whose translation MMKNIVNIIRILFFGLFLFLLANGKVKLWLVLFAASLIAALVFGRVYCGYICPMNTLMIPAERLSKGLKFQTSKTPSWLKKGYIPWIALGLSIAVMILSKRLLHLDLPIMLFWLVISVLVTLRYKPEVFHNLICPFGALQKVFSRSAWLSERVDKEACVGCKLCEKVCPSNAIVVSPEYNRAVIDVSLCHQCTNCQNVCPKSAIHYGK comes from the coding sequence ATGATGAAAAACATAGTCAATATAATTCGAATATTGTTTTTCGGGCTGTTTCTGTTTCTGCTTGCAAATGGGAAAGTAAAACTATGGTTGGTATTGTTCGCTGCAAGCCTGATAGCTGCACTCGTATTCGGAAGAGTCTACTGTGGTTATATCTGTCCTATGAACACACTGATGATTCCGGCTGAGCGCTTATCGAAAGGTTTAAAGTTTCAAACGTCAAAAACGCCCAGTTGGCTGAAAAAAGGGTATATTCCCTGGATAGCCTTGGGATTAAGCATAGCGGTAATGATTCTGTCAAAAAGGTTGCTGCATTTGGACCTGCCTATTATGCTTTTCTGGCTTGTCATATCGGTGCTTGTCACTCTCAGATATAAGCCGGAAGTATTCCACAATCTGATATGTCCATTCGGAGCTCTCCAAAAAGTATTCAGCAGATCCGCATGGTTGTCAGAAAGGGTCGACAAGGAAGCCTGTGTTGGATGCAAGCTTTGTGAGAAAGTCTGCCCTTCCAATGCGATAGTTGTTTCTCCAGAGTATAATAGGGCTGTCATCGATGTTTCATTGTGCCATCAATGCACAAATTGCCAGAATGTATGTCCCAAGAGCGCTATCCACTACGGCAAATAA
- a CDS encoding cupin domain-containing protein, with protein MVEQVFKLSRNDEMAVERVIFDENVHYLHMVFNKDQGLPEHFSNSNVYMTVLRGKLSIGLDEQEIHEYEAGTLLKIPFQTKMNVKNLHEETLELIVVKAPAPKN; from the coding sequence ATGGTTGAACAGGTATTCAAACTGTCAAGGAATGATGAAATGGCTGTAGAAAGAGTAATATTCGATGAGAACGTGCATTATCTGCACATGGTATTCAACAAGGACCAGGGACTTCCGGAGCATTTCTCCAACTCGAATGTGTATATGACAGTTCTTCGAGGTAAGCTCTCCATTGGACTTGACGAGCAGGAAATCCATGAATATGAGGCAGGAACTCTGCTGAAAATTCCGTTTCAGACAAAAATGAATGTCAAAAACCTGCATGAGGAAACTTTGGAGCTGATAGTAGTAAAGGCGCCTGCCCCGAAAAATTAA